One genomic window of candidate division WOR-3 bacterium includes the following:
- the yidD gene encoding membrane protein insertion efficiency factor YidD, translating into MLNRIFIFLLRIYQKIISPLSGKVCRFYPNCSEYAILCLNRYPIYFAIVLIILRIIRCQPLFSGGYDPPEKMAEKLRWKK; encoded by the coding sequence ATGTTGAATAGGATATTTATTTTTTTATTAAGAATTTATCAAAAAATCATCTCTCCTCTCTCTGGTAAAGTTTGTCGTTTTTATCCGAATTGTTCAGAATACGCAATTTTGTGTTTGAATAGATACCCAATTTATTTTGCGATAGTCTTAATAATTTTAAGAATTATTCGATGTCAACCTTTATTTTCTGGTGGTTATGACCCCCCGGAAAAAATGGCTGAAAAATTAAGATGGAAGAAATAA
- the rnpA gene encoding ribonuclease P protein component gives MKKFALKKWEIIRHKKEIAELKKEGKAVSNEFLTLIYLKKDKRKVLFSCEKSIKKAVKRNKLKRRLREIYRTNKEHFKDNYYFWIMGKEKALELSYNELKEKLLDLAKNVE, from the coding sequence GTGAAAAAGTTTGCTTTAAAAAAATGGGAAATAATTAGGCATAAAAAAGAGATTGCCGAATTAAAAAAAGAAGGGAAAGCCGTGAGTAATGAATTTTTAACACTTATTTATTTAAAAAAAGATAAAAGAAAGGTACTTTTTAGTTGTGAAAAAAGTATTAAAAAGGCAGTTAAAAGGAATAAGTTAAAAAGAAGATTACGTGAAATTTATCGGACAAATAAAGAACATTTTAAAGATAATTATTACTTTTGGATTATGGGTAAAGAAAAAGCATTAGAATTATCTTATAATGAATTAAAAGAAAAATTATTAGATTTGGCAAAAAATGTTGAATAG
- the rpmH gene encoding 50S ribosomal protein L34 translates to MPKRTYQPSRIKRKRTHGFLVRMRTPGGRNVIKRRRQKGRWRLTV, encoded by the coding sequence ATGCCTAAAAGGACTTATCAACCATCAAGAATTAAAAGAAAAAGAACTCACGGCTTTTTGGTGAGAATGCGCACGCCCGGTGGTCGCAATGTGATTAAGAGAAGACGACAAAAAGGGCGATGGCGGTTAACAGTGTAA